Proteins from one Deinococcus apachensis DSM 19763 genomic window:
- the nuoK gene encoding NADH-quinone oxidoreductase subunit NuoK — MAPTSYYVALSGLLFAIGMIGVLTRRTAIMVFLSVELMLNAANLALVAFARSWGDLTAQTAVFIVMTLAAAEVAIGLAIIVAIFRKRETTNVDDLATLKG; from the coding sequence ATGGCCCCGACCAGCTATTACGTCGCCCTCTCGGGCCTGCTCTTCGCCATCGGCATGATCGGCGTGCTGACCCGCCGCACCGCGATCATGGTGTTCCTGAGCGTCGAACTCATGCTGAACGCCGCGAACCTCGCGCTCGTCGCCTTCGCGCGCTCGTGGGGGGACCTTACCGCGCAGACGGCCGTGTTCATCGTGATGACGCTCGCCGCCGCCGAGGTCGCGATCGGCCTCGCGATCATCGTCGCCATCTTTCGCAAGCGCGAGACCACCAACGTGGACGACCTCGCCACCCTGAAAGGCTGA
- a CDS encoding NADH-quinone oxidoreductase subunit J family protein yields the protein MIAFMILGALALVGAIITIAAKNAVHAALGLVGTLLSVAGLFASLNASFLAATQVIVYAGAIMVLFLFVIMLLNANQPISGRDPVPFVRELAGIGGVILAGALAVLALTYRDPRPLAEGAQALRGGGAGPVGEVLLTRFLLPFEAVSILLLVAIVGAVALVQRPVPQSDGVPDTEAVSLPLPGTEREEVRA from the coding sequence ATGATCGCCTTCATGATCCTGGGTGCCCTCGCGCTGGTGGGCGCGATCATCACCATTGCGGCGAAGAATGCGGTTCACGCGGCGCTGGGCCTGGTGGGCACGCTGCTCAGCGTCGCCGGGCTCTTTGCCAGCCTGAACGCCTCCTTTCTGGCGGCGACGCAGGTCATCGTGTACGCGGGCGCGATCATGGTGCTGTTCCTGTTCGTGATCATGCTGCTGAACGCGAACCAGCCCATCTCGGGGCGCGACCCGGTGCCCTTCGTGCGGGAACTGGCGGGCATCGGCGGGGTGATTCTGGCGGGGGCGCTGGCGGTGCTGGCCCTGACCTACCGTGATCCCCGCCCACTCGCGGAGGGGGCTCAGGCCCTGCGCGGCGGCGGGGCCGGACCGGTCGGCGAGGTGCTGCTGACCCGCTTCCTGCTGCCTTTCGAGGCGGTCAGCATCCTGCTGCTCGTGGCGATTGTGGGGGCGGTAGCCCTGGTGCAGCGGCCCGTGCCGCAGTCCGACGGGGTGCCCGACACGGAGGCTGTGAGCCTGCCCCTCCCCGGCACCGAGCGGGAGGAGGTGCGCGCCTGA
- the nuoI gene encoding NADH-quinone oxidoreductase subunit NuoI, translating into MFHTHPKEKHMGVLEIAKGMGVTLGKLFQKPVTVSYPEQRATIQPRFRGRHVLTRHPGTGLEKCIGCSLCAAVCPAYAIYVEAAENDPQNPTSPGERYAKVYEINMLRCIFCGLCEEACPTGAVVLGNEFEMADYRYRDLVYGKEDMLVGVEGSLPQRREAARTGKPVRLGFQVPQGPRKELEGVEYPR; encoded by the coding sequence ATCTTCCACACCCATCCGAAGGAGAAACATATGGGCGTTCTTGAAATCGCCAAGGGCATGGGCGTCACGCTCGGGAAGCTCTTTCAGAAGCCGGTGACGGTCAGTTACCCCGAGCAGCGGGCGACGATCCAGCCGCGCTTCCGCGGGCGGCACGTCCTGACCCGCCACCCCGGAACCGGGCTGGAGAAGTGCATCGGCTGCTCGCTGTGCGCCGCCGTGTGCCCGGCCTACGCGATCTACGTGGAGGCTGCCGAGAACGACCCCCAGAATCCCACCAGCCCCGGCGAGCGCTACGCGAAGGTGTACGAGATCAACATGCTGCGCTGCATCTTCTGCGGCCTGTGCGAGGAAGCCTGCCCGACCGGCGCCGTGGTGCTGGGCAACGAGTTCGAGATGGCGGACTACCGCTACCGCGATCTTGTGTACGGCAAGGAGGACATGCTCGTCGGCGTGGAAGGCTCACTGCCCCAGCGCCGGGAGGCCGCGCGCACGGGGAAACCGGTCCGTCTGGGCTTCCAGGTGCCGCAGGGACCACGCAAGGAACTGGAGGGGGTGGAGTACCCGAGATGA
- the nuoH gene encoding NADH-quinone oxidoreductase subunit NuoH, whose translation MPDWLVQLLITLLKGVLVAFALLTTFAYMTLIERRLLARMQIRLGPNRVGPMGLLQPLADAIKSIFKEDVSVTLADKLVYTLAPIVAIGMALTAFGGIPAGPAGSLFGADPWVYNLDAGLLALLAITSMGVYGIFLGGWASGSKYPILGGLRSSAQMISYELGMGLSVLGLLMLVGSTNFVRIVEWQAVSGWLILFQSLGFALFLISSFAETNRTPFDLPEAEQEIVAGYLTEYSAIKWALFQMAEYVNMITASAVMSTLFFGGYRGPVFLEGLIPGISGWPIIWLVLKIAFFLFMFIWVRATLPRLRYDQLMRFGWKLLLPVALANTLLTAAYLAFARGTGLWLLSLLSLGGLVLLLVMSDRVRVLWNTPTQRRESGAAPVRPVGGD comes from the coding sequence ATGCCCGACTGGCTCGTCCAACTCCTGATCACGCTGCTCAAGGGCGTGCTGGTCGCCTTCGCGCTGCTCACCACCTTCGCGTACATGACCCTGATCGAGCGGCGCCTGCTCGCCCGGATGCAGATTCGTCTGGGGCCGAACCGGGTGGGGCCGATGGGCCTCCTCCAGCCCCTCGCGGACGCGATCAAAAGCATCTTCAAGGAGGATGTGAGCGTCACGCTCGCGGACAAGCTGGTGTACACGCTCGCGCCCATCGTCGCCATCGGGATGGCGCTAACGGCGTTCGGGGGGATTCCAGCTGGACCTGCGGGGAGCCTCTTCGGCGCCGACCCCTGGGTGTACAACCTTGACGCGGGGCTGCTCGCGCTGCTGGCGATCACCTCCATGGGCGTGTACGGCATCTTCCTGGGCGGCTGGGCGTCGGGCTCCAAGTACCCCATCCTGGGTGGCCTCCGAAGCAGCGCGCAAATGATCTCCTACGAACTCGGCATGGGCCTGAGCGTGCTGGGTCTGCTGATGCTGGTGGGAAGCACCAACTTCGTGCGAATCGTGGAGTGGCAGGCGGTGAGCGGCTGGCTGATCCTCTTCCAATCCCTGGGCTTCGCGCTCTTCCTGATCTCCTCCTTCGCCGAGACGAACCGCACGCCCTTCGACCTGCCGGAGGCTGAGCAGGAGATCGTGGCCGGATACCTCACCGAGTATTCGGCGATCAAGTGGGCGCTCTTCCAGATGGCCGAGTACGTCAACATGATCACCGCCTCCGCCGTGATGTCCACGCTGTTCTTCGGCGGCTACCGCGGGCCGGTGTTCCTGGAGGGCCTGATTCCCGGCATCTCCGGCTGGCCGATCATCTGGCTGGTCCTCAAGATCGCCTTCTTCCTCTTCATGTTCATCTGGGTGCGCGCCACGCTGCCCCGGCTGCGCTACGACCAACTGATGCGTTTCGGCTGGAAGCTGCTGCTGCCCGTCGCTCTCGCCAACACGCTGCTGACGGCGGCTTACCTGGCGTTCGCGCGGGGCACCGGGCTGTGGCTCCTCAGCCTGCTCAGCCTGGGCGGGCTCGTGCTGCTCCTCGTCATGAGCGACCGCGTGCGCGTGCTGTGGAACACGCCGACGCAGCGCCGCGAGAGCGGGGCGGCGCCCGTTCGCCCGGTGGGGGGCGACTGA
- the nuoG gene encoding NADH-quinone oxidoreductase subunit NuoG — MKVVVDGIELDLPAGTSAIDAVFAAGRDVPYFCAHQYLSPVGACRMCLIESGSPRKNPDGTFVMEGEGDAAKPKIFWFPKPMAACTMQATEGMHIRTAATSEVVAKSQAGMMEFTLLNHPLDCPTCDKGGACELQDRAFEYGYGASRFGFDRRHADKHYPLSDFIILDQERCIHCKRCVRYFEEVPGQEVLDFIERGGHTFIDTEEGGLPTGFQGNIADICPVGALLDNVARFRGRNWEYDHTPTTCTLCPVGCSITVDARNGRLERVVSRENREVNEYWLCDAGRFGHVFASEDRLTKPLIRVSGELREATWEEAIVAMKRGLGGMYASDLALYLNSDSTLEEGAALEALAGLTGAPSVDHWPRYPVNVPSTATLTDVATADAVVVLGADLGEEAPVVELRVLEALRGGVIPPEFTHGTAIADLRLVERPTRHPERLAVIGPDSRLARHAGTRVGVEGGGDLLGALLNPRTDEARAVGQLLKEAERPVVILGADVLNNPSGAFATQITDLARQTGAKVLAIPAGPNSNGLAHLNLIPRAGGLSYSRLADAQAAFISRLDPGVRARGFTIVHDTHLTNTARLADVVLPAVTNYEKRGTTVNLEGRLLPLTQAALDAGEGADLIRTLTALAEVLEVRAPARGLKSAQALLQSRLGVNVADLPIGGRIQPLGRTFDAPMGQTYIPKLWKERMHVDPERRGSGVMNHAERREDPMWELPMLGAAVRPGGDD, encoded by the coding sequence ATGAAAGTTGTTGTGGACGGCATCGAACTCGACCTCCCCGCGGGCACCAGCGCCATCGACGCGGTGTTCGCCGCGGGGCGGGACGTGCCGTATTTCTGCGCCCACCAGTACCTCTCGCCCGTTGGGGCGTGCCGGATGTGCCTGATCGAGTCGGGCTCCCCGCGCAAGAACCCGGACGGAACGTTCGTGATGGAAGGCGAGGGCGACGCGGCCAAGCCCAAAATCTTCTGGTTCCCCAAGCCGATGGCCGCCTGCACCATGCAGGCCACCGAGGGCATGCACATCCGCACGGCGGCGACCTCCGAGGTCGTGGCGAAGTCGCAGGCGGGGATGATGGAGTTCACGCTCCTGAACCACCCGCTCGACTGCCCGACCTGTGACAAGGGTGGCGCGTGCGAGTTGCAGGACCGCGCTTTCGAGTACGGGTACGGGGCCAGCCGCTTCGGCTTCGACCGCCGCCACGCGGACAAGCACTATCCCCTCAGCGACTTCATCATCCTCGATCAGGAGCGGTGCATCCACTGCAAACGCTGCGTGCGCTACTTCGAGGAGGTGCCGGGGCAGGAGGTGCTGGACTTCATCGAGCGCGGCGGGCATACCTTCATTGATACGGAGGAAGGGGGACTGCCCACCGGCTTTCAGGGCAACATCGCCGATATCTGCCCGGTGGGGGCGCTGCTTGACAACGTGGCCCGTTTCCGGGGCCGCAACTGGGAGTACGACCACACGCCGACGACCTGCACCCTCTGCCCGGTGGGTTGCTCCATCACGGTGGACGCGCGTAACGGGCGGCTGGAGCGCGTCGTCTCGCGCGAGAACCGCGAGGTGAACGAATACTGGCTCTGCGACGCGGGCCGTTTCGGGCACGTCTTCGCCTCGGAGGACCGGCTGACCAAGCCCCTGATCCGGGTGAGCGGTGAGCTGCGCGAGGCGACCTGGGAGGAGGCCATCGTCGCCATGAAGCGGGGCTTGGGCGGCATGTACGCCTCCGACCTCGCTCTGTACCTGAACTCGGACTCCACGCTGGAGGAGGGGGCAGCGCTGGAGGCCCTGGCCGGGCTGACGGGTGCGCCCTCGGTGGATCACTGGCCGCGCTACCCGGTGAATGTGCCCTCCACAGCGACGCTGACGGACGTGGCGACCGCTGACGCCGTGGTCGTACTGGGCGCCGACCTGGGCGAGGAGGCCCCTGTGGTTGAGCTGCGCGTGCTGGAGGCGCTGCGCGGCGGAGTGATCCCGCCCGAGTTCACGCACGGCACGGCGATTGCCGACCTGCGCCTCGTCGAGCGCCCGACCCGGCACCCCGAGCGCCTGGCCGTGATCGGCCCCGATTCCCGCCTCGCCCGGCACGCCGGAACGCGTGTGGGGGTGGAGGGTGGGGGAGACCTGCTGGGGGCCCTCCTGAATCCCCGGACGGACGAGGCGCGGGCGGTGGGGCAGCTCCTGAAGGAGGCCGAGCGGCCCGTCGTCATCCTGGGTGCGGACGTGCTGAACAATCCGTCCGGGGCGTTCGCCACACAGATCACCGACCTCGCCCGTCAGACGGGGGCGAAGGTTCTGGCGATCCCGGCCGGGCCGAACAGCAACGGATTGGCGCACCTGAACCTCATCCCCCGCGCGGGCGGCCTGAGCTACAGCCGACTGGCAGACGCACAGGCCGCCTTCATCTCCAGGCTTGACCCCGGCGTGCGTGCTCGCGGCTTTACCATCGTTCACGACACGCACCTGACGAATACCGCGCGACTCGCCGATGTGGTCCTCCCCGCCGTGACCAACTACGAGAAGCGGGGGACGACCGTGAACCTCGAAGGCCGTCTCCTGCCGCTGACCCAGGCGGCGCTCGACGCTGGAGAGGGGGCCGACCTGATCCGCACGCTGACCGCGCTGGCGGAGGTGCTGGAGGTACGCGCTCCCGCCCGTGGGCTGAAATCCGCCCAGGCACTGCTACAAAGCCGCCTGGGGGTGAACGTCGCCGACCTGCCTATAGGTGGCCGAATTCAACCGTTGGGCCGGACGTTCGATGCTCCCATGGGGCAGACCTACATCCCGAAATTGTGGAAGGAACGCATGCACGTGGACCCCGAGCGCCGGGGCAGCGGCGTCATGAACCACGCCGAGCGGCGGGAGGACCCCATGTGGGAACTTCCCATGCTGGGTGCGGCGGTTCGTCCGGGGGGTGACGACTGA
- the nuoF gene encoding NADH-quinone oxidoreductase subunit NuoF, with amino-acid sequence MTVAEPAPKPITSGKDPRFAPTLYAHVGQDQSWTLDYYRQHGGYEAVKRAFAIGPDAVIDEVKKSGLRGRGGAGFATGLKWSFMPLKDGKPHYIICNADESEPGSFKDRYLLSEDPHQLIEGMLIAGYAMRASVGYIYIRGEYVHAAERVWAAIIEARAAGLLGRNVLGSGFDFELQVHRGAGAYICGEETALMNSLEGLRANPRLKPPFPAAAGLYGLPTTINNVETFCAATQILKYGADWHAGMGTEKSRGMKLFQISGPVRRPGVYELPLGTTFRELIYDWAGGPLEEMKAIIPGGSSCPMLPWNDQILDTPMDYESVAAAGSMLGTGGVTLIPRADCIVNATWNLVRFYGHESCGKCTPCREGISSWMTRMYEKLVRGHGQPNDVQLILDMSDNIGGRSFCALADACLGPVLSSIKLFREEYDALAQTGQPLYPARKRWRDS; translated from the coding sequence ATGACCGTCGCCGAACCCGCACCCAAACCCATCACCAGCGGCAAGGACCCCCGCTTCGCCCCCACCCTGTATGCGCACGTCGGGCAGGACCAGAGCTGGACGCTCGACTACTACCGGCAGCACGGGGGGTACGAGGCCGTCAAGCGTGCCTTCGCGATAGGCCCCGACGCCGTCATCGACGAGGTGAAGAAGTCCGGCCTGCGCGGTCGTGGTGGGGCGGGCTTCGCCACTGGCCTGAAGTGGTCCTTCATGCCCCTGAAGGACGGCAAGCCGCACTACATCATCTGCAACGCGGACGAGTCGGAGCCGGGGTCGTTCAAGGACCGCTATCTGCTGTCAGAGGACCCCCACCAGCTCATCGAGGGCATGCTGATCGCCGGGTACGCCATGCGCGCCTCGGTCGGCTACATCTACATCCGCGGGGAGTACGTCCACGCTGCCGAGCGGGTCTGGGCCGCCATCATTGAAGCGCGGGCGGCGGGGCTGCTCGGGAGGAACGTCCTCGGCAGCGGCTTCGACTTCGAGTTGCAGGTCCACCGGGGCGCCGGGGCGTACATCTGCGGCGAGGAGACGGCCCTGATGAACTCGCTGGAGGGCCTGCGCGCCAACCCGCGCCTCAAGCCGCCCTTTCCCGCCGCCGCCGGACTGTACGGTCTGCCGACGACGATCAACAACGTCGAGACCTTCTGCGCCGCGACCCAGATTCTGAAGTACGGCGCCGACTGGCACGCGGGCATGGGCACCGAGAAGAGCAGGGGCATGAAACTCTTCCAGATCAGCGGCCCGGTGCGGCGGCCCGGCGTGTACGAGCTGCCGCTGGGCACCACCTTCCGCGAGCTGATCTACGACTGGGCGGGGGGTCCCCTTGAGGAGATGAAGGCGATCATCCCGGGCGGCTCCTCCTGCCCGATGCTGCCCTGGAACGACCAGATTCTCGACACGCCGATGGATTACGAGAGCGTGGCCGCCGCGGGCTCGATGCTTGGCACGGGCGGCGTCACCCTGATCCCCAGGGCCGACTGCATCGTCAATGCGACGTGGAACCTCGTGCGCTTCTACGGGCACGAGTCGTGCGGCAAATGCACCCCCTGCCGGGAGGGGATCAGCTCGTGGATGACCCGCATGTACGAGAAGCTGGTGCGCGGGCACGGCCAGCCCAACGACGTGCAGCTTATCCTCGACATGAGCGACAACATCGGTGGCCGGAGCTTCTGCGCCCTCGCCGACGCCTGCCTGGGACCGGTTCTGAGCTCCATCAAGCTCTTCCGCGAGGAGTACGACGCGCTGGCTCAGACCGGGCAGCCGCTGTACCCGGCGCGGAAGCGGTGGAGGGACAGTTGA
- the nuoE gene encoding NADH-quinone oxidoreductase subunit NuoE, with product MGYFSDKQLLVADIFSRYPASPQGRRSALMPLLREVQDAHGYVSETHMAEIAALCGTTATEVRSVMSFYSTYHTLPTGRYHLQVCSTLMCALAGSDELWDHLVSNLDVQPGEVSPDGRFSVQKVECLGSCGTAPVVQINDEGYYEQVTRSKCDRLIKAMRADTPPPPDNPVPVTVREDGRQMTAKGERVGASIHDLAPLTGGEA from the coding sequence ATGGGTTACTTTTCCGACAAACAACTCCTCGTCGCGGACATCTTCAGCCGCTACCCGGCCTCCCCCCAGGGCCGACGCTCGGCGCTGATGCCGCTGCTGCGTGAGGTGCAAGACGCCCACGGGTACGTGTCCGAGACGCACATGGCGGAGATCGCGGCCCTGTGCGGCACGACGGCGACCGAGGTGCGGAGCGTGATGAGTTTCTACTCGACGTACCACACGCTGCCGACCGGCCGGTACCACCTCCAGGTCTGCTCGACCCTGATGTGCGCGCTGGCCGGAAGCGACGAGCTGTGGGACCACCTCGTCTCCAACCTGGACGTGCAACCCGGCGAGGTCAGCCCGGACGGGCGCTTCAGCGTGCAGAAGGTGGAGTGCCTGGGCTCGTGCGGCACCGCGCCCGTGGTGCAGATCAACGACGAGGGGTACTACGAGCAGGTGACCCGCTCGAAGTGCGACCGACTGATCAAGGCAATGCGGGCGGACACGCCACCCCCGCCCGACAATCCCGTGCCCGTCACCGTGCGCGAGGACGGGCGCCAGATGACGGCGAAGGGAGAGCGCGTCGGGGCCAGCATCCACGACCTCGCCCCGCTGACCGGAGGTGAAGCATGA
- a CDS encoding DinB family protein, which yields MTAMTRELPAVLLEAFQRNGRVNAAMLDAITDTDLDLSDGQGGMSVGQHLEHMAGMRRYWVGRVSPAHGEAMTFTTQEGDQRSWTVTLSPAELREAFNQGDAAVLEAVQSAYAEGRSFTGVYESDPAHFLQHTIVHDSHHRGQVMSLLRRGGRSLEQMDALEQAIWPIWKE from the coding sequence ATGACTGCCATGACCCGTGAACTCCCCGCCGTCCTGCTCGAAGCCTTCCAGCGCAACGGGCGGGTGAATGCGGCCATGCTGGACGCCATCACGGACACCGACCTGGACCTGAGTGACGGGCAGGGCGGGATGAGCGTCGGGCAGCATCTGGAGCATATGGCGGGGATGCGCCGGTACTGGGTTGGGCGCGTCTCTCCCGCGCACGGGGAGGCCATGACCTTCACCACCCAGGAGGGCGATCAGCGCTCCTGGACCGTGACGCTGAGCCCTGCCGAACTCCGCGAAGCCTTCAACCAGGGCGATGCGGCGGTGCTGGAGGCCGTGCAGAGCGCCTATGCCGAGGGCCGGAGCTTCACGGGCGTGTACGAGAGCGACCCGGCGCACTTCCTGCAACACACCATCGTCCACGACTCGCACCACCGGGGGCAGGTCATGAGTCTGCTACGGCGTGGTGGGCGCAGCCTGGAACAGATGGACGCGCTCGAACAGGCCATCTGGCCGATCTGGAAGGAGTAG
- the nuoD gene encoding NADH dehydrogenase (quinone) subunit D has translation MTPDHQESTGAERLGGQTGALLHTEIMSLNVGPQHPSTHGVLRLVVDMDGEYVVKVTPHMGYLHTGFEKTFENRTYHQGVTYAPRTDYLHCFGHELAYVLSVEKLLGAEVPERATTVRVILHELGRIHSHLVFVGTGLLDLGALTPFFYAFREKEALQDLFEAVCGYRMNQGYFRVGGLSRDIPEDWPARVSAFLDTFDKGVDEYETLFAKNPIFLDRATGVGIIPRDVAIDLGLTGPNLRASGVPLDHRKDNPYCGYETYDFEVPYSTTGDSLARFQLRLMEFRESAKIVRQALKRLTPGPIKDPNRKISLPPRQELETSMEAVIHHFKLVTEGFHPPVGEVYVPVESARGEVGYYIVSDGGSMPYRVKIRAPSFVNLQALEYACVGAQFADLITILATIDPVLGDVDR, from the coding sequence ATGACGCCGGACCACCAGGAGTCCACCGGGGCCGAGCGGCTCGGGGGGCAGACGGGCGCGCTGCTGCACACCGAGATCATGAGCCTGAACGTGGGGCCGCAGCACCCCTCCACGCACGGCGTGCTGCGGTTGGTGGTGGACATGGACGGCGAGTACGTGGTGAAGGTCACGCCGCACATGGGTTACCTCCACACCGGCTTTGAGAAGACCTTCGAGAACCGCACCTACCACCAGGGCGTGACCTACGCGCCGCGCACCGATTATCTGCACTGCTTCGGCCACGAACTCGCTTACGTTCTCAGCGTGGAAAAGCTGCTGGGGGCCGAGGTGCCCGAACGGGCGACCACCGTGCGCGTGATCCTGCACGAGCTGGGGCGGATCCACTCCCACCTCGTCTTCGTGGGGACGGGGCTGCTCGACCTGGGGGCGCTGACGCCCTTCTTCTACGCCTTCCGGGAGAAGGAGGCGCTACAGGACCTCTTCGAGGCGGTGTGCGGCTACCGCATGAACCAGGGATACTTCCGGGTGGGCGGCCTGTCGCGCGACATCCCGGAGGACTGGCCTGCCCGCGTCTCCGCCTTCCTCGACACCTTCGATAAGGGTGTGGACGAGTACGAGACGCTGTTCGCCAAGAACCCGATCTTCCTCGATCGGGCGACGGGCGTGGGGATTATCCCGCGGGACGTGGCGATCGACCTGGGGCTGACGGGACCGAACCTACGCGCGTCCGGCGTGCCCCTCGACCACCGCAAGGACAACCCCTACTGCGGCTACGAGACCTACGACTTCGAGGTGCCATATTCCACCACCGGGGACAGCCTCGCCCGCTTCCAATTGCGGCTGATGGAGTTCCGCGAGAGCGCCAAGATCGTCCGCCAGGCCCTGAAGCGCCTCACGCCCGGCCCGATCAAGGACCCCAACCGCAAGATTTCCCTGCCGCCCCGGCAGGAGCTGGAGACGAGCATGGAGGCCGTCATCCACCACTTCAAGCTCGTGACGGAAGGCTTCCACCCCCCGGTCGGCGAGGTGTACGTGCCCGTCGAGTCGGCGCGGGGCGAGGTCGGCTACTACATCGTCTCGGACGGCGGCTCGATGCCCTACCGGGTCAAGATCCGCGCGCCGAGCTTCGTGAACCTTCAGGCGCTGGAGTACGCCTGCGTCGGCGCCCAGTTTGCCGACCTGATCACCATCCTGGCGACGATTGACCCGGTGCTGGGGGATGTGGACCGGTGA
- a CDS encoding NADH-quinone oxidoreductase subunit C: MSERMIVTTATAGAGVVETGSVGELMVDLGLTPERTSEPTAIVPAGRLREIAFALKERGFMLMDCVGVDYLAFPEARPARFAVLHNVYHPEDHRRLFLRVWLNDGEPLESLYPVWKAANYLEREVYDLIGVEFAGHPDLRKVLTPDDLEGHPLRKDYPLGETPVPFRDGRFIDPAAFRAGLTGQSRGLTGWRGELRRGEGEDRVPPVMPAGGPK; encoded by the coding sequence ATGAGCGAGCGGATGATTGTCACGACCGCGACTGCCGGAGCAGGTGTGGTGGAAACCGGCAGCGTCGGCGAGCTGATGGTGGACCTCGGCCTGACGCCGGAAAGGACGAGCGAGCCGACCGCCATCGTTCCTGCCGGGCGGCTGCGGGAGATAGCGTTCGCCCTCAAGGAACGTGGCTTCATGCTGATGGACTGCGTCGGCGTGGACTACCTGGCGTTCCCGGAAGCCCGGCCCGCCCGCTTCGCGGTGCTGCACAACGTCTACCACCCCGAGGACCACCGCCGCCTGTTCCTGCGCGTGTGGCTGAACGACGGGGAGCCGCTGGAAAGCCTCTACCCCGTCTGGAAGGCCGCCAACTACCTGGAGCGCGAGGTGTACGACCTGATCGGCGTGGAGTTCGCCGGGCACCCAGACCTCCGTAAAGTGCTGACGCCGGACGATCTGGAAGGCCACCCCCTCCGCAAGGACTACCCCCTCGGCGAGACGCCCGTGCCCTTCCGCGACGGCCGCTTTATCGACCCCGCCGCCTTCCGGGCGGGCCTGACGGGGCAAAGCCGGGGCCTGACGGGCTGGCGCGGCGAACTCCGGCGGGGTGAGGGTGAGGACCGCGTGCCGCCCGTGATGCCCGCAGGGGGACCGAAATGA
- a CDS encoding NuoB/complex I 20 kDa subunit family protein produces MALKELFDRDWQELESEGILFSSLEKLVAWGRSNSLWPATFGLACCAIEMMSSTDGRNDLARFGSEVFRASPRQADVMIVAGRLSKKMAPIMRRVYDQMPDPKWVISMGACASSGGMFNNYAVVQNVDHVVPVDIYVPGCPPRPEALIYAVMQLQKKVRGEAFDERGQELPMVEAWTR; encoded by the coding sequence ATGGCGCTGAAAGAACTCTTCGACCGCGATTGGCAGGAACTGGAATCGGAGGGCATCCTCTTTTCCAGCCTGGAGAAGCTGGTCGCCTGGGGCCGCTCCAACAGCCTGTGGCCCGCGACCTTCGGACTGGCCTGCTGCGCCATCGAGATGATGAGCAGCACGGACGGGCGCAACGACCTCGCGCGCTTCGGGTCGGAGGTCTTCCGCGCCTCGCCCCGGCAAGCGGACGTCATGATCGTCGCCGGTCGCCTGAGCAAGAAGATGGCCCCGATCATGCGCCGGGTGTACGACCAGATGCCTGACCCCAAATGGGTGATCAGCATGGGTGCCTGCGCGAGCAGTGGCGGCATGTTCAACAACTACGCGGTTGTGCAGAACGTGGACCACGTGGTGCCCGTGGACATCTACGTGCCCGGCTGTCCGCCCCGCCCCGAGGCGCTGATCTACGCCGTGATGCAGCTTCAGAAAAAGGTGCGCGGCGAGGCTTTCGACGAGCGCGGCCAGGAACTCCCGATGGTGGAGGCGTGGACCCGATGA
- a CDS encoding NADH-quinone oxidoreductase subunit A: protein MLLIALGIGVLAVIVSALLGPKKASRTKLMAYESGNDPEHGGVGTGQRFPVHFYLVAMLFIVFDIETAFFYPLAVAYQKLVPFAFWEAVTFVGLLLVGYYYILKKGVLEWS, encoded by the coding sequence ATGCTGCTGATCGCGCTGGGCATCGGTGTGCTGGCGGTTATCGTCTCGGCGCTATTGGGACCGAAAAAGGCGAGCCGCACCAAGCTGATGGCCTACGAGAGTGGTAATGACCCGGAGCACGGTGGCGTGGGGACCGGCCAGCGCTTTCCGGTGCATTTCTACCTCGTCGCCATGCTGTTCATCGTCTTCGACATCGAGACGGCCTTTTTCTACCCGCTCGCAGTGGCTTACCAGAAGCTGGTGCCCTTCGCCTTCTGGGAAGCGGTGACGTTCGTGGGTCTGCTGCTGGTGGGGTACTACTACATTCTCAAAAAAGGGGTGTTGGAGTGGTCCTGA